TAATGGTATATTCAGCATTTAAGATATGTCAGGATTTGTGTTTTCAGAAAAGACTacataaaaatgttctaatttataatcataaaagtgttattactattaaaatatctctctgtgttatattcttatttacattagttttttgaaatatttttatttcctaatggTGAGGTTATTCAGAGgcttctttatcttatttttaaattgttaaaaagtctttaaattcTATTAAcctaataatagtaacaatatgCTCAAAATTCAAATATACTAATAATCATATTTCTAAATAGGGTACATATATGCTTGTCTACACAATCCCCATGAATGCATAAAGTACTATTCATTTAATACAAGTTCAATTGTAGCTCTTCTTGTCCTTATTATCTAAAGTCTAAACCATATAGGTTCACATAGATTTTCTTATAGATGTATGAATCCACTTgtcatttctacttttttgtcATCTGGGTTCCTGACTTTGAGATTGTATTAAAGTTTTGTTCTCCCTTCTTTCCAGATTTCCTTGCAAGTTTTTTCCCCCTAAGTTTTTATTCCCCACTTTTCCCATTCTGCTCCCAATTTATCTTTCCATGACTTTCATCTAGACCCacgtatttcttctcttttttctttagaccATTaatgctataaatatattttaacacctaATTCTAGGAATCAATATCTTGACTAGCAGAGTTTACCTTATTAGAAGTTGTTTTTGAAACGTGAGCTTCTGGGAAAGCACTCTAACGCCTGAAATTAACGTGACTTAAGTCAAAGCAGGTCCTAACGACTCAGTGAGAAGACAATGTTATGTTTCTTCTAGATAATAGAAATAGCACTTTGGATGTCCTTACTATTAGTATTCTGCTTTCcaactcccccaccccacctcacccgtTACTACTTTCCCACCCTCTGGTTGGAGCGATtcctctatttattttattttttttaggtgagaggaaaaaTAGTGAAGCaaagtcctgcatgcacccgaccgggatccacctagcaaccccatcttggaGCGATgctggagtaccaagctatttttagctcttgaggcTGATGCCCTCAGACCAAccgagacatcctcagtgcccagagccatgctcaaaccaatgagaccactggctgtgggaggagaagagagagagaatggggagagaagcagatggtcacttcttctgtgtgccctgacgggtaATCGAACCTTGGACGTCCTTATGCTGGGGTGACAccctatccattgagccactggccagggcctggagtgaTCCCTCTTAAGCTCTAAAATACCAATAGTATCATTTAAGGTTATAAACTGCCAAGCCCTCATTTGCTGTTAGAACTTACTATCTGCAGCCTCTCTGAATGTGTAATACCTTAAGGAAAATggattttaatttaactttatggttttctttagCTAGAGTTTATCTCTTTCCTCAAAATTCctataatcactttatttttccattgttgGACTTACCAGTCTGCCTTGTgtcttttctctgcctttcttcttGACTAAAGTATCATTTTAATAGGGGTCAGAAGCGTCTCTTCTCTTCGTCTTTTGATCTCCATCGAATTTTGTAAAATGGGATCATTCAGTATTTGTTTTGCGAGTGAGCTGAATATCATGTCAGCTCAGATAAATTGCCCTGACTGGTTGGAGTTGTCAGGAACAGATGAATTAGGCTGCAAAGTGAAGGTAGAGATTTACAAGCAGAGAAATCTAGGGAAGTGGGGTTGGAGGGTGGTGTAGCTGCCTTGGAAATAGATGCCAGAGCCTAGAGGGATCTTTTCTTTTTGGGCACAAGGTGGCAGACTATGCCCATTTCAATCACTGTATAAAAGGCAGCTTTGTGAGGCTGAAATTTTCTGCCCTATTTTGGAAATGtgtgttggtaaaaaaaaaaaaaaaaaagcaaagctaaTGCAACATGATGGCTGAAACCTGGATTTAGCTACAGCACAGCCCCACTGCATGACGGCGGGCTGTTTCCTGGTCTCTCCTCCTTCCAGTTTGGACACCCCTCCATGGCTGTGTCCCATAGTAACGCAGTGCAGATTTGGAAACATTGAGTTCCCCtcaaaggaatgaagaaaatttgaataaatatGCATGAACACTCAAgttgagagagaggaaataaaatcCGACCAGAGAACTGAACTATAGTTTCTCCACTAGATAGCATTTGAGGACAGGCGGCCTTTGGAAGGGCCCTCTTGTAATCacccaaagaaaatattttttttctctaacagattattttcttcctttaaaacacCTAGTATTTTTCATGTGTTCAGACCATTCATATGTACAGGTATAAGTCTGATATAACCTGGGATATAAATAGCAGGTTGATTTCAATTCATTTATGTGCAACTTAAACTCTGATATAATTGTCTTCACTTCATTAATTGTctctagttgtgtgtgtgtgtgtgtgtgtgtgtgcaccaaattgtcttttatttaaaaatagcaaataacTAGGAATACTTTATTCTGGAATTCTGAAGGTGACTAATTTATTAGGTGATCTGTTAAGTCTTTCCATTGAAACTGATTTCTCTTACACTTGGAAGATGAAGAATAAATTAGGGAAAAAAGATAATCCTTATTTTCAAGTTCACTTAACATTTcaggttctctttctttttgtctagAAGGAGGTAGAATTGAGAAAAGTGATAATAACATGGCGATCTGTTTCTGGAAATAGAGTTTGCCTTAGAAGGAGTTCTGCACATGCCCAGAGGATAGAGGATGGCTGGCTGGGAAGCAGGCTTTCTTCGTCGGAGCACGGGGGGCTTCTCAGGGAACAGGAGGTGCTGGGCCTAGGCAGAGAGGGTTGGGGGATGCTTTCAGCCTCTATTCCACCGATTCATTTCACAGTACTGCCTTGGCCAGAGGCAGAACTGACCCTGTTGCCTCTATAATGAAGCACCACAGCCAAGGCTTTTTTCATTGATCATTTATTACAGATTACTATATGAGAGATATTGTTTTCATGTCTACAGTGCAATAATGAAGGGAGTTTGACACATacacaaactatttttaaatgacgCCTATTCAAAATGCTCCCTGTTCCATAAatccttaatgatttttttttctttaaaaaaaaaaaagcattataacTTTAAATAGAATTTCATAAAGCATTATAACCTTGGATAGAATTTCATCCTATGACCATGAAAATAGCAACGGTTCTCCCCAGGAGGCCAGGTTTCTAGGTTCGACTCAGTTCCCTGTGCTGTCCTTCCTCACCTGGTCTGCTGTCAGGGGGGTTCTTCACCGCCAGGTCCCGTCAAGAGACAGGTGTCTAGGCATCCAAACCTTTATCCTGCTGGGGATTTCGAGGGGACTAGTCCCCGTCACTCTCACTCGAACTGCCACTGTCAGATGGCTCACTACTGTCCTGCTTCTTCGGGGGCCTGAGCCTCCTGTTGGAATGGTCTCTTCTGTAGCCCCGGGAGCCTTTCCTTTGCGGCATCCCCTTACCCCATGTGGAGTTATTCTTTCTGTCGGGTACATAATGATTTTTCCCATGATGTGTTGTTATGGTCCCCTCATTATTGGGGCCACCGTGGGAAtctatctcatttttaatttcattgtcaAGACCAAAGGAAGGAACGAGCTGGCCCGGACTTTTGCCTTTACTAGGCAACCTTTGCTTTTCACTAGACGTCACTTGATTCCTATTAGAATGTTCTGTACCTTTCCTGTCACTCCCCTTGCCATGTTTTGGAATTTCATTGTAATTAGTACTTTCAGTAACATCACTgctgccttcttttcttttcccttttgagGGACCATGAGGGTAATGAAACTCTACTTTCCCTTGGTGAGCATTTTGGCTGCCAGCATCCACTCTATTTCCCTCTTTTCCAGGGAGTTCCTTAAAATTGGTGCTACCCATGATGCTGTCGCTGCCGTCCACCAGGCTGACGGCAGCAGTGTTTGCCTCTTGTGCTGTCTCTTCCCTGGTTCCAATGGTGCTTCTGCTGTTTTCTGCTGTCTCTGGGATGTCGTTATAGCCCAGACCTCCTGCCTCAGGGTGAATCATCTCAGCTTCACCGGGGCTGGTAAACTCTGTCTGAACATCTGCACCTTCTAGGTCAGGATCAATAGTTTCTCCTTTACCAGCAATGTTATTAAATGGTTGGCCATCTCCACTGAAAGAAGAGAGATCATTGTCCTCCCTCTCTGGAAGATTTGAATAACCACTGCCTTCAAAATTACTGGGGATTTTTTTGAGTTTAGGGAACTGCTTTGGGTAGTCAGTGTTGTGTTGAATGTGGTGGGTACTTTTGCTTTTCACTGGATTATCTGGGGCTTGCGGATTTCTTTGATGATTCTTCGTACCTTTTGAGAGAGCTATAGCATTATTTGCACTTGCTGGAATTTTGCTTAGAACGCTTCCAGGTTTGGtctctttgttttcttccccCAGTAGTTTCATCATAGCTTCCGGCTTCATTCTGTGTTGCATATTCTTTCTGGTGAGGGCTGCACCGTATTCTTGGTCATACAGTTTACTGATAACATCGTCTCGATCCTTAGACCCATTATTCTCAGTGGATTCAGGGTAAATGGGCATCTTTTGGTACTTGTGGGCATTTTCTTTGTTACTAATACTATAGTCTTCATTCCTTGCCCGCCTGTTTTCAAAAAGATTTTGAGATTTactaatttggttatttttgttgGTTCCAAGAAGGACCAAATCTTCCTTTTCTTGGACAATGTTTTCTTTAGATGCTGGTGCTTGATTTCTTCTCTTGCCAGAATGGTGAAGAgcaatgttttctttgtttttttcttcctgctaaagtgtaattttaaacataaagtgattattttatgttaacttttaaaatctaataattcttaggagatatatatatatatatatatatatatatatatatatatatatatctcaaccAGATACTTAATAAAAAGATTCTGTTAATAAAGGCTTGTTAATAGAGCTAATTCTGGAATGGCCAAAGCATATTTTatggagaaagaagaatgaacaaAGTTTAAAGGATGGGTAAGATTCAAATACATGGAAGGAAAGTAATgagattattttaagaataagttgcatagcctaaccaggtggtggtgcaatgggtagagcattgacctgggactctgaggatccATGTTGGAAACTCTGAAGTctttagcttgagcatgggaacatagacatgactccatggttgctggcttgggcccaaaggttgctggctagaagcccaaggttgctggcttgagcccaaggtcactggctcaagcaaggggccacTGTCTTGGCTagagccctccagtcaaagcacgtataagaagcaatcaataaacaactaaagtgccaaaactacaagttgatgcctctcacctctcttccttcctggttctctgtccctgtctctctcactaaagaaaaaaaaagttgcataTTCAACTGTTTGTAAACaggaaacatttaaaagataatataaataaaactgtaagtTTGGAGTAGGAGAAtcctaaagaaaagcaaaagaaataaatttggaaatgtAGATTAGGACCTGATTTTGAAGAAGAACAGAGCCTGGTCCTCATCCTGTGACTAGGGACTCATTGCAAGTGACACagacttaatattattaaaattattctctctctcattctcatattcatttctctctctctctcaatataaTACTATTCTACTTGGAGAACTGCCTGTGTTTAATACATGTATCCTATTGTTAGTAACAGTAAGGAAATTGTTGAGTCAGCTCACACCAGAATCTCAAGATAAACATGGTTTGTGGAAGGGTCTCCTATTCTTATGAAGCTGGCTACTATCCAAGATACAAAATGTCCTGCTTGAAGCATTGTTaagcaataatttaaaatgatttatttgtgGGAGTTATGACATCATTAttcattaatctttttatttggCAGGTATACtctgaaaataatgtttttcaatGAGGAAAAGCATAATAGAAAAAACTTTATAAAGagtcatttttaaataagaggTATTTTAAACATTTGATTTACTATAAGACATTAAATCTTAGAAAGTTTTACATGGACATTTATATTTTCCTATGCAATcaagtttatttgtttattgctaatatattcttttaaGTTAAGCAGGTACATTAGAAAATCAGCAGATTATAATAATTCCTTCTTAATGTTTTCCTTTATACTCTGCAATGGgcagttttgttttatatttgctgtttttattgcttttaaaacaGTACCATATATACTAATAAATTGTTTGCATTTTACTAAAGACTGAATAgagttcttttataaataaaaacacaaaacaacttCTAAATTGTGGTAAGTGGTAttcaattatttttgcatttgttcACATTGAATGATTACCAAGTGCACTGTGGACTGTACGATGATTTGTGTCATCAGCAGGTCAGTCTGCTTTCCTCTGCTCTGCTTGTCTGTCTTTATGCCTTCACTTATTTCGTTCTTTTCATGGAGAACAACCTCTCTCACTCCCTTGTTTGCTCAAATCTTACTTATCCTCTGAGACTCAGCTCAATTATTTTCGTTATGTAGTTTTCCCTTGAACACTCGACTGGGAACTAATCTTTTTCTACCTCAAGCCCTGAAACAGGATATTCTGAGTATTTGTACAGCTGTCGTGGGCTAATGATTTTGTAAGTGCCATTTGTTTCTCTCATAATTCCAACATCCTGGAGATAAAGAATTAAGTTTTCTCAATCATCTTATCTCACATAGTATCTTGCACAGTGGGAAGAGCTCAATGCACATTCGTTATAATAAATAAGCTTTACAGGCAGTTAGTCTTAAAGATACTTCTAAAGAATAttgaacagaacaaaacaacatTCTGAAGGGAAACTACAACTTTCATGGGAAGTGAAACCAGCTTTGGAAAAAGTAAGTAGTTTTTTTTTGCTGATGGTATTTTAAGTTGTGCCCAGCGCTTTCGCCAATGAATTTGCAAGAAGGTACTGAGTGAAAAGAATTATTGTTCCATTCCAGGGACAAGGCCCTTATTCTTTCTGTTCTGAGCATCCTGATGCAGATGGCATTCTCTGTGGAATGAATTTAAGGGACTAAAATGTGTCACTCTTTAGGCcaaaatgacttcttttttttttttttgtgacagagacagagagtctgagagagggacagatagggagagacaggaaggaagagagatgagaagcatcatatctttgttgtagcaccttagttgttcattgattgctttctcttatgtgccttgactggggggctatagcagagagagtgactccttgctcgagccagcgacctttgggctcaagccagcaaccatggggtcatatctatgatcccacacacaaggcAGCAACCCCATGCGCAAGCCGGtaacctccgggtttcaaaccagggtctgctgtgtcccagtccgatgctctattcactgcaccactgctcagTCAGGCTAGGCCAAAATGACTTCTAATCCTCAGGGTACATAGTAGAATATGCCCAGGAAACCTCCTTATCAAACATCAAACAtgaatcagaaagaataaaacaaaaaacttatgggCGTCCAGGTCTACCCGTACCACCCCTTTTTGGACAGGTGCTGAAGTGAGGCAGGATTTGGGCCTGGGCAGAGGGTGGCCCACCTGTGTTGGGAAGGTTTGGAACACAGAGTTTTATCCCAGAGACGCtgaggagcctgggctgtggaAAAGAATAAAGGCACCAGCCACAGACGGAAACCCCAGAGCAGAAAAAAGTAAACTTTGTGTCCCTTATGGTTTCCCCTGGCGTTAGTCCAGAATGTGACTTATGAATGGATCATCACTCAGAGATTCAGCTTACCTTTATGTTAGTTTAATTTTTCCTTCCAGATGATGTGTaaacatacttaaaaatataatacccATGTTTCTTATGGTGACCCTTGTACATTATCTacaaaaatacaatattatattaagatGGGTTTACCCCTAAGAAGTTTTTTGGTTCTCTTTTTGATAGTACAGATACCTTTAAATTTGGGTGAAATCTAATTCTGCATCTAACAAATGGTAGTACTTCCTATAACCACAGGGGGGCATATGTCAACCAGTCCCTGAAGATAGCCGcttgttcctttcttttctacactatCTCTAaatgagttttctctctctctctctctctctctctctctctctctctctctgtgtgtgtgtgagagagagagagagagagagagagagagagagagtcagagagagacagaaagagagacagatagggacagacagataggaagggagtgagatcagaagcatcaaatctttgttgtggcaccttaattgttcattgatgactttctcatatgtaccctgaccgggggggggggggggctacagcagaccaagtgaccccttgttcaaaccagcaaccttgggctcaagttggtgagctttgctcaaaccagatgagcccgcactttagccggcaacctcagggttcaaacctgggtcttctgcgtcccagtccaacgctctttccactgtgccaccgcctggtcaggctatctctaAATTAGTTTTCCCTAAGGATGCTTATGAACTACCCGATTTGATTATCAAATTTCAGTGCAAATGGAGCACTTGTAAATATATTCACGTGGGAGGGGTCAGAAGGATTAGAAGAAAGACAGATTTTACATTATACATGTCTGGTGTCAAACTGGCAAAACTCACAGCATGAAGATTCAGGCTCTTAAATGTGCAGTTTTTGCCTTTGTAATTTTCAGCTGAGATGGAGAAAAGAAGATTGTTACTTCTTGAAACAGAATTTTCTGAGACTTCCAGCAGAAACCATGGCAGGCAGAATAAGCGGCAATTTGGTGACCTGAAAAGCTAAGGGAACTTGTTTGACTTTCTGGATGTGTACAGAAAACTAACTCCATGTGAACAGAACTCCCCTCATTAAGACTTGCGAATGTTCTTCCTCTTGCTTTCTCCCTTGTTTCTTGCTTTGTTTCTCATGTACATGTGTGGGAAAATATAGTTTGCTAGTGACAATAACCCAGAATTTTTACTCACTTATCCCTCTGAAGGAAGAAATCGTATTGAAGAGGAATCTGCATATACaatgcctttctctttctgtcacacattGTGTGAATTAAGTGCCCAAATTGTGTTGTATAATTTTGCATTTCCATTCTAAGTCACAAGAATATTTTGACAGTTAAAATTTCCCTCTGACTGATGTTTTCCTTTACAGAGAGTTGAAATAGctttatttgaaaagaataacTCTGTTTACCCTCTGTTCCTCCACACAGTCTTGCTTAGTTTTCTCAGTCTGTGGTTGAACCatctgaaagaaaacaagaaataaaacttcaccaaacattcattctttcactcatttctttcaaataacaaaccctttctttttctcacacTGGGTTATACTGCTCAGTGTGGAAAACCATAACCAGAAAAAGATGGACGCACTCACCACTGTAATATTTGTGCCAGCGTTACAAGAGAGTGCCAGGCTTTCTCCCCTGGAGGGAGACAATTCCATCTTAAAGAACCACATTCAAGCCCAGGAGAActgccaggctggggaggggtggTATTCCAAGTGAAAAAGCTTGGATGCTATTGGCATCCACTGAAAAAGAAGTTTCAGCTGGAATACGGGGTGTGTTTAGTCAGTGGACCAACATCAGCGTTCAGTAATGTGGACTTTATGTGCATTCATTGTATAAGTTCAGTCGTTGCTGTGTGAGTTAAGATAGGATGCTGCTGATTATCCTGCAAGAGTGAAACCATAGCCCTGCACATAAGAGGAAGTACCACACCCAAGTGTGGGTCTTTATTGTTGCCAGTCACCTGGgaaaattctatttctttcagagaaaggaaaatgaggAGACCTGCATATTggggcaaatattttcttttgatctGACATGAAAGTATCAAAATATCTTGAGGGTATATGGGGGCAAGAGGAAGCTATTAAAGCAGAGAAAGACCAGAAACTGAAAAGACATAGACCTAGGCATCTTGTTTCAAGATT
The sequence above is drawn from the Saccopteryx bilineata isolate mSacBil1 chromosome 5, mSacBil1_pri_phased_curated, whole genome shotgun sequence genome and encodes:
- the MEPE gene encoding matrix extracellular phosphoglycoprotein — translated: MQIVCLGLLLFSLTWAAPMVQPQTEKTKQDCVEEQRQEEKNKENIALHHSGKRRNQAPASKENIVQEKEDLVLLGTNKNNQISKSQNLFENRRARNEDYSISNKENAHKYQKMPIYPESTENNGSKDRDDVISKLYDQEYGAALTRKNMQHRMKPEAMMKLLGEENKETKPGSVLSKIPASANNAIALSKGTKNHQRNPQAPDNPVKSKSTHHIQHNTDYPKQFPKLKKIPSNFEGSGYSNLPEREDNDLSSFSGDGQPFNNIAGKGETIDPDLEGADVQTEFTSPGEAEMIHPEAGGLGYNDIPETAENSRSTIGTREETAQEANTAAVSLVDGSDSIMGSTNFKELPGKEGNRVDAGSQNAHQGKVEFHYPHGPSKGKRKEGSSDVTESTNYNEIPKHGKGSDRKGTEHSNRNQVTSSEKQRLPSKGKSPGQLVPSFGLDNEIKNEIDSHGGPNNEGTITTHHGKNHYVPDRKNNSTWGKGMPQRKGSRGYRRDHSNRRLRPPKKQDSSEPSDSGSSSESDGD